One Mobula hypostoma chromosome 5, sMobHyp1.1, whole genome shotgun sequence DNA segment encodes these proteins:
- the enc1 gene encoding ectoderm-neural cortex protein 1, which yields MRMSVRMHENRKSRASNGSMNIYLFHKTTYADSVLTHLNLLRQQRLFTDVLLHAGEKTFPCHRAVLAACSRYFEAMFSGGLRESKDNEVNFHNSIHPEVLELLLDYAYSSRVLINEENAESLLEAGDMLQFQDIRDACADFLEKNLHPTNCLGMLLLSDAHHCTKLYELSWRMCLSNFPTISKSEDFLQLPKDTLVQLLSSEELETEDEKLVYETTIKWVKYDVSRRHCCLPELLQTVRLALLPAVYLMENVATEELITRQLKSKELIEEAIHCKLKILQNDGVVTSLCARPRKTGHALLLLGGQTFMCDKVYLIDHKAKEIIPKADIPSPRKEFSACAIGCKVYVTGGRGSENGVSKDVWVYDTLHEEWSKSAPMLVARFGHGSAELKHSLYVVGGHTAATGRQPASPSVSLKQVEQYDPVTNKWTMVAPLREGVSNAAVVSAKLRLFAFGGTSVSHDKLPKVQCYDPVENRWTVPATCPQPWRYTAAAVLGNQIFIMGGDTEFSACSAYRFNSETYQWTKVGDVTAKRMSCHAVASGNKLYVVGGYFGTQRCKTLDCYDPTLDTWNSITTVPYSLIPTAFVSTWKHLPT from the coding sequence ATGAGAATGTCAGTAAGGATGCATGAAAACCGGAAATCAAGAGCCAGCAATGGCTCGATGAATATCTATCTCTTCCACAAGACCACCTATGCTGACAGTGTCCTCACCCACCTGAATCTTCTGCGTCAACAGAGGCTCTTCACAGATGTCCTCCTTCATGCGGGGGAGAAGACCTTTCCTTGTCACAGGGCTGTGCTGGCTGCCTGCAGCCGCTACTTTGAGGCCATGTTCAGCGGAGGATTACGCGAGAGCAAGGACAACGAAGTTAATTTCCATAACTCCATACACCCGGAGGTTCTCGAGCTTCTTTTAGACTATGCTTACTCGTCGCGTGTCCTTATCAACGAAGAAAACGCAGAGTCGCTACTGGAGGCAGGTGATATGCTGCAGTTCCAAGATATTCGTGATGCTTGCGCAGATTTCTTGGAGAAAAACCTACACCCAACCAACTGTCTGGGAATGCTGCTGCTCTCCGACGCCCATCATTGCACTAAACTTTATGAGCTGTCCTGGAGGATGTGCCTCAGTAACTTCCCAACTATCAGCAAGAGCGAAGATTTTCTGCAGCTGCCAAAGGATACACTGGTACAGCTTCTCTCAAGCGAAGAGCTGGAGACAGAGGACGAGAAGCTTGTGTATGAGACCACCATAAAATGGGTGAAGTACGATGTGAGCAGGCGTCACTGTTGTTTGCCCGAACTGCTGCAGACTGTTCGACTGGCCCTCCTTCCAGCCGTTTACCTGATGGAGAACGTGGCCACAGAAGAGCTTATTACCAGGCAGCTGAAGAGTAAGGAGTTAATTGAAGAAGCAATACATTGCAAGTTAAAGATTTTACAGAACGATGGAGTTGTGACCAGTCTTTGTGCCAGGCCTCGAAAAACTGGGCATGCCTTGCTGCTCCTTGGGGGACAGACTTTTATGTGCGATAAGGTTTATCTAATAGACCATAAAGCAAAGGAGATCATTCCAAAAGCAGACATTCCCAGCCCACGCAAAGAATTCAGTGCATGTGCAATTGGCTGCAAAGTATATGTGACCGGAGGGCGAGGGTCAGAAAACGGAGTCTCTAAGGATGTTTGGGTGTATGATACTCTTCATGAAGAATGGTCAAAGTCCGCCCCGATGCTAGTTGCGAGGTTTGGCCACGGATCTGCTGAGCTGAAACATTCCCTGTATGTGGTGGGTGGTCATACTGCAGCCACAGGACGACAGCCAGCCTCCCCCTCCGTTTCCCTCAAGCAGGTGGAGCAGTATGACCCAGTGACCAATAAGTGGACAATGGTGGCGCCTCTTCGAGAAGGTGTCAGCAATGCTGCTGTGGTCAGTGCCAAGCTTAGACTGTTTGCCTTTGGTGGTACCAGCGTGAGCCACGATAAGCTGCCGAAAGTACAGTGTTACGACCCAGTTGAAAATAGATGGACTGTACCAGCCACCTGCCCTCAGCCTTGGAGGTACACAGCTGCGGCTGTCCTGGGAAACCAGATTTTCATCATGGGTGGGGATACCGAATTCTCTGCCTGTTCTGCATACAGATTTAACAGTGAGACCTATCAATGGACGAAAGTCGGCGATGTGACTGCAAAGCGAATGAGCTGCCATGCTGTGGCCTCTGGAAATAAACTCTATGTAGTTGGGGGCTATTTTGGCACTCAGAGATGTAAAACACTGGACTGCTACGATCCCACTTTGGACACGTGGAATAGCATCACTACAGTTCCATATTCATTAATTCCCACAGCGTTTGTTAGCACATGGAAGCATCTTCCTACCTAG